A genomic window from Vigna radiata var. radiata cultivar VC1973A chromosome 2, Vradiata_ver6, whole genome shotgun sequence includes:
- the LOC106756064 gene encoding F-box protein At1g67340 translates to MSSDMPFPSKRQKTSPDKTSDFFESLPDDLLLSILCKLSATASSPSDFINVLVTCKRLNSLGLHSLVLSKASHKTFSVKPQNWCDSVHRFLKHCADAGNIEASYTLGMIRFYCLQNRGSGASLMAKAAMNSHAPALYSLAVIQFNGSGGTKNDKDLRAGVALCARAAFLGHIDALRELGHCLQDGYGVKQNVAEGRRFLLQANARELAAVLSGSSNKRPWVIPWNLPVPHPRLRFGTGTGCPLLSDYGCNVPASETHPASKFLSEWFEIRSGSLGPGMRLCSHSGCGRPETRRHEFRRCSVCGVVNYCSRACQALDWKFRHKAECAPVERWLNDDGEEVAGEDGGGDAVMMANS, encoded by the exons ATGTCTTCAGACATGCCGTTCCCTTCCAAAAGACAAAAAACATCGCCGGATAAAACCTCTGACTTCTTCGAATCTTTGCCGGACGATCTTCTCCTCTCTATCCTCTGCAAGCTCAGTGCCACAGCATCTTCACCCTCAGATTTTATCAATGTCTTAGTAAC GTGCAAGAGACTAAACTCTCTAGGCCTTCACTCTCTCGTGTTATCAAAAGCATCCCACAAAACATTCTCAGTCAAACCCCAAAATTGGTGTGATTCTGTTCACCGTTTCCTCAAACACTGTGCCGATGCCGGAAACATCGAAGCCTCTTACACTCTCGGCATG ATTCGGTTTTATTGTCTGCAAAACAGAGGGAGTGGCGCGTCGCTCATGGCGAAGGCGGCTATGAATTCTCACGCGCCGGCGCTGTATTCTCTTGCGGTGATACAGTTCAACGGAAGCGGCGGTACAAAAAACGACAAGGACCTTCGTGCCGGAGTGGCCCTCTGCGCACGCGCGGCTTTTCTCGGTCACATCGACGCGCTGCGAGAGCTGGGTCATTGTTTGCAAGACGGTTACGGCGTTAAGCAGAACGTAGCGGAAGGTCGACGTTTTTTGTTGCAAGCCAACGCGCGTGAACTCGCCGCCGTGCTCTCCGGCTCGAGCAATAAGCGTCCATGGGTGATTCCGTGGAACCTCCCAGTACCGCACCCTCGACTCCGTTTTGGGACCGGGACGGGTTGTCCACTGTTGAGTGATTACGGTTGCAACGTGCCGGCGTCGGAGACTCATCCGGCGAGTAAGTTTTTGTCGGAGTGGTTTGAAATTCGGAGCGGGTCACTGGGTCCGGGTATGAGACTGTGTTCACATTCGGGTTGCGGACGACCCGAGACTAGGAGGCACGAGTTCCGGAGGTGTTCAGTTTGCGGCGTGGTGAATTATTGCTCGCGCGCGTGTCAGGCGCTTGATTGGAAATTCCGGCACAAGGCAGAATGTGCTCCCGTTGAGAGGTGGCTCAATGACGACGGGGAAGAAGTCGCCGGCGAGGACGGCGGCGGCGACGCCGTAATGATGGCAAATAGTTAG